ATTGAAATCCCCTATGTAAACGAGTACTAGTTTCGTTAGTAATGACTTTCAAGAGGGAATAGTTATGATCAGATTCTTTGGTCAATTGGTATCGACTGTGGCATTAATTTCAGGGTCTAGCTTGTTTGCTGGTAATTTAGTAAGCAATGGCGACTTTTCTCAAGGTAGCAACCATTGGCAAACCTATGTATTTGAAAGCGAAGCGTCCGCAACTTTTAGTATTGGTGCTTTTTACGATGACGGTCGTGTTACCATAAGCGATGGTGGTTCCGAAGCTTGGCATATCCAGCTTACCCAGAGCGGTATTAGCCTAGAAAAAGGTAAGTCTTACCGTTTACGATTCGATTACACAACGTCGAGCCACAGTTCCGATGGCGATATTGATGTCGCTATTGAGGAAGCAGGAAATGACTACACCCAGTACTTTCCTGCAGTAAACTTGCAGGCAAATCCGGGCCCTGGCCGGTTTGATCGAACGTTTACCATGTCTCATGAAAGTGATGATGATGCAAGAATCGCGTTTAACTTTGGTAACAACGAAACACCATTAAATAGATCAGCGGTCATATGGGTCGACAATGTAACCCTAGAAGAAGTGAACCAGGACCACAAAGCGGTCAAGTCTATCACTTATAAACATTACTTTGATTATGCGGGTGATCCAAAGCCAGAGTGTGAGAGTGCTAATATTGGTCAGACAGTTGTGGAGCGCCAGGGTCATTATTCAACTACGTTTAAAATGTATGTTTGTCTTAGTTACTACGATCCAAGCCTATCACAGCCCATCTATGGTTGGGTTGTTGTTGCTGACTCTACTTCGTTGCGACCCTAATGATTGAACTTTGAGTAAAGATTTGGATCAACTCAAATTTCAACAAGGACGCACCAGTCTTAGCTTGAACGGTGCGTCCTAATCATAGCTCAGACCCACGAAAGCAGTTGATCATCGCTTGGATGCTAGCGATTTTCTTAAACAGCTCATGAATATCTCCTTTTGATTTGCTAGAAACGCTTTGAGAAGCTTTCAGACAGAGCCTATTCTATAGCACATCAAGGAGTTCAAACTCACCATCACAATCATCTTGTGCGGATTCAACAACGGATTTGCTATCAACCACTGACTGAGGGGCATAGTAGTTATACTTGATCATTCCCATACTTGGATAGTAGCAG
The sequence above is a segment of the Pseudobacteriovorax antillogorgiicola genome. Coding sequences within it:
- a CDS encoding carbohydrate binding domain-containing protein translates to MIRFFGQLVSTVALISGSSLFAGNLVSNGDFSQGSNHWQTYVFESEASATFSIGAFYDDGRVTISDGGSEAWHIQLTQSGISLEKGKSYRLRFDYTTSSHSSDGDIDVAIEEAGNDYTQYFPAVNLQANPGPGRFDRTFTMSHESDDDARIAFNFGNNETPLNRSAVIWVDNVTLEEVNQDHKAVKSITYKHYFDYAGDPKPECESANIGQTVVERQGHYSTTFKMYVCLSYYDPSLSQPIYGWVVVADSTSLRP